A region from the Lolium perenne isolate Kyuss_39 chromosome 4, Kyuss_2.0, whole genome shotgun sequence genome encodes:
- the LOC127296740 gene encoding uncharacterized protein, translating to MDSKRKEYAEWADMAAILQRAWKRFINTVPGEWKPELTFRDYPCMRQEKGNNLCGYYVCTFMRDMSCPKGGDPQIHHTRMTRLRDTLITADQIKAIQEEIAGFFITEVLTPGGEHYRKIVTSDDIRSGKVVL from the exons atggactcgaaacgtaaagaatatgcggaatgggcggacatggctgccatcctccagag ggcttggaaacggttcatcaatactgttccgggtgaatggaaaccggagcttacatttagagattaccct tgtatgaggcaggaaaaagggaataacttatgtggatactacgtctgcaccttcatgcgtgacatgtcctgtcccaagggtggggatccccaaatacaccacactcgt atgacacgcctgcgggacactctcataacagcggatcaaataaaagcaattcaagaggaaatcgcgggattctttattaccgaggtccttaccccaggtggagagcactatcggaagatcgtgacgtcggacgatattcgttcaggaaaagttgtattgtaa